The genomic DNA CCAACAAGCTGATAGGCCGCGAGACCATCCCAAACCGCAAAAGCTTTCCACCAACCACCATGCGATGGCTAGTCCTATCCGGTATTAGACCCAGTTTCCCGGGCTTATCCCAGAGTTCAGGGCAGGTTCCTCACGTGATACTCACCCGTTCGCCACTCATCCACCCCCAGCAAGCTGGGAGCTTCAGCGTTCGACTTGCATGTGTTAAGCACGCCGCCAGCGTTCATCCTGAGCCAGGATCAAACTCTCCATACAAAACATATGAAAACATTCAATCAAACAGACCAGGCCGGAAACAGCCCAATCCCTGGCACTACCACAACCAACCACACGGAGGTACGATCAGCCATGGCATAACCATTCAAAAATAAATGGCATCAAACAAACTTGGCACACTATTGAGTTCTCAAACAACCACCACCACCCACCAACCACCCCACAACACGCAGAGCAGCCACCAAGCAGCAAACCAACGACCCACAACCAAACCGTCATGAACCACACCAAAACCGGCGCAAAACACAACACTAAACAACGTAGAAGACGAAGTCAAATCCGTCTAGCTGGAGTCTAAATTCAACGTTACCGGCAGATGAACTGCGCTGGGCAACAAAGAACCACTCTATCAGACAAGCTGAGTAGAATGTCAACTCCGCTCTAAGTCGTGTCGATCACAGTAGCGAAAAACGCTACGAGACCGTCACAAAGCACATGAACAGATTGTCACTGCCCACCGTACCCACTTAGTAACTACAAGATGAAATCGAAGTGATTTCTTACTTGGCATCAAGTCGAAACTTTATCGTATCACAAGTGCATTCGCGCTTGTCAAATCGACTTGAATCGTGGAATCGCTGTATAAATTTTTCTAAAAGAACTTCGGTGTCTCAGCGCTTCCCGTCTCCGGTCTGCCCTGGGCACGAGAGATAACTATACACACCTTAATTCGGAACGCAAAACCGGCTGCAAGCCTTTGAACATGGCATGTTTTGTTATGTGTTTCATTCTTTTTGTCGGTTATCAGTAAATATACCTGGAGTTCACCTCGGGCGTGTGAGGGAGGTCTCTCGATTTGGTGCAAATTGCGGGGCAAGTGCCAACCGACCGGATTAAACACCAACGCGGGTGCGCATTGGAATCAGCTCGCACCCGCGTGGTTTTTTGGTCTTGTTATTGCAACAGTGTTCGGTCCGATACTGCAGCGTCTTTGATCCTTGAAAATTGAGCTAAGAGATCCTCAACGCCCATCGCTTCCTTCTCGGCGCCGGACACATCAAGAATGATTCGTCCCTCGTGCATCATGATCAGGCGGTTTCCGACTTCTAGTGCTTGGCCCATGTTGTGGGTGACCATCAACGTCGTGAGTTCTTGCTCTTCGACCACTTTCTTGGTCAGGTGAGTAACCAATCGGGCACGTTCGGGATCGAGTGCGGCAGTATGCTCGTCGAGCAGCAAGATCTTTGGCTTGGAAAATGTAGCCATCAACAGCGATAGCGCCTGGCGTTGTCCACCAGATAGCAAGCCGACTTTTGCACTCAGGCGACGCTCGAGACCAAGTTCGAGAACTTCGAGTTCTTCAGCGAATCTTCTTCGCTTGGCCTTGGTAATTCCAAAAGCCAATCCGCGACGCATCCCCCGGCGTTCTGCTAAAGCCATGTTTTGTTCGATAGTTAGATCCGGTGCAGTGCCCGCCATTGGATCCTGAAAAACGCGTCCGACGTATTTGGCACGCTTGAAGTCTTTCATCCGAGTCACGTTTCGACCCGCAATCTCAACAGTTCCTGTATCAGGGTTAATCTTCCCAGCAATGGTGTTGAGCACCGTTGATTTTCCGGCACCGTTGGAACCGATGACCGTGACGAAGTCACCGTTGTCTAACTCGAGGTTCACATCGGCTAGGGCGATTCGTTCGTTGATCGAATTCGGGAAAAAGGTTTTATTGACGTTGTTAAGCCTTAACATTGGTGGCCTCCTTAAACGCTGGGTCCGCAGTGGTAGCGCCTGTAGTCTTCGGCCGCTTTCGGATTCGCCACTTGGGGATCAGGAGCGCAATGACCACAATAATTGCCGAGATGAGGCGCATATCGTTCGGGTTGAACCCAACGGCTAACGCTCCTTGCACTGCAGCACGGTAGATGATGGACCCGATGATTACCGCG from Enteractinococcus fodinae includes the following:
- a CDS encoding ABC transporter ATP-binding protein, yielding MLRLNNVNKTFFPNSINERIALADVNLELDNGDFVTVIGSNGAGKSTVLNTIAGKINPDTGTVEIAGRNVTRMKDFKRAKYVGRVFQDPMAGTAPDLTIEQNMALAERRGMRRGLAFGITKAKRRRFAEELEVLELGLERRLSAKVGLLSGGQRQALSLLMATFSKPKILLLDEHTAALDPERARLVTHLTKKVVEEQELTTLMVTHNMGQALEVGNRLIMMHEGRIILDVSGAEKEAMGVEDLLAQFSRIKDAAVSDRTLLQ